The DNA window GCCGCTCTTTTTCTGACATAGAGGGTCTCTGGACGGCGGACCCCAACAGCGGCTTTCTGCAGATTCGGGAGGTTCGGGGACGATGCGGTCAGGAGGGCCGTTTTGCAGGCGGTCTGCGTCTGAATCTGCTGGATTCCCGGCTGCCGTTTGAGACAGAGGCGGCCTTTGAGGATATCCCTCTGTCCTGGCTTCTGAAGTCGCCCTCAGAAAGCCGGCAGGGAACCTCCGGACGGATTCGCGGGGCGGCCGGCATCCGGGGAAAAATCGGCGCCCTCCAGGAAAGTGAGGGGCGAATCACACTGGAAGCCGACCAGATGAAGATTGGACGGGAGTCGCTGCTGGGAAAGGCGCTGATGGTGATGCAGCTGCGCCAGGCCGATGAGTATCTTTTTAATCAGCTGTTTGCCGAAGCTGCCCTGAAGGGGCGTACGGTCCTTTGTGAACGGATTCTTCTGGCCGGGAGAAATGATGTCTATCAGGGGCAGGGACGCCTGAATTTAGCCGATGGAACGGTTCAGTTGGCTCTGACGGCATTTGGAAGACGCCGAAACCAGGACCCCGGTCTTTTGACGGGACTGGCGGAAAATCTCGGAGCGGCCCTGGCCCGAGTCGAAATCAGCGGCACACTTGCTCAGCCGGTGATTACTCAAATCCCGCTTCCGCTGCTGCCCCGACCCTTTTAGCAGACACGGCCCTTTGAGCCCTGCCGTTCTCTTGCCTTATCCTCCGAAGCTTTAGCGAAGGAGGTAGGCGGGAATCCAAATTTTTCAGCAGCAGTTTCCTGCTTGTTCCGACGGCTATTGCTGTTCAAAAATCCCCACGACCTCATCAACCATAACCACCGGAATCAGGGCATTCGGAGCGTCCAGAATGGTGCCCCTGACGCCGACGATTTTGTCCGTCAGGACTTCCATTTTTGACTGCTGAGCGGGATCTCTGGTCATCAGGTAGCAGAGAATACGGGTATTCTGGTCCATAATGACAAACCGCCGGGGTCCCACTCGTCCAGTGTAGATGTACGAGGGTTTCAGGACTCCCACAAACAGATATTTGGCCTCCGCCGGGATGGCCTGCTGAAGCTGGGCCTGATGGGCGGCGGCAATTTTGGCTCTGGTTTCTTCCAGCATCTTGTCCTGAAGCTGGAGCTGTCTGTGGACTTCCACAGCCAATTCATAGCTGGCTACCTGTTTCAGAAGCGATTCTGCATAAATTTTCGCCCGGTCAACATCCGGGGACTGAAGGATTTTGTTTAGTTCATCTTTGATGGCTCTGTAATCCTGCTCCGGAAGCGGTTTTTTCAGCTGTTCTTCTATTTCTGTTCGCAGTTGGGAACATCTCTGCAGGGCCAGACTGTCCGCAGACGGAGCCGCCGGAGCCGGAGGAGTCGGCTGCGGCTGTGCCGCCTCTGCGGCAGGGGCCGCGGGCTGCTCTGCGGCAGGAGCGGCCGGGGCACTCGGTGGTACAGTCGGAGGAGTCACAGCCGCAGGGCTGGGCTGCGGTGCTGCCGGGGCTTGCGGAGCCGCCGGAGTCGGCTGAGCGGGTTTCAGGGCGGAAACCGGGCCCAGCAGTTTCAGATAATCCATGCTTACCCACAAATAGGCATCCGCCGGCGGTTTAATCTTATAATAGTCTGCATCCAGGTCCGCCGGTCCCACCAATTCTACAATATCTCCTTTGTACAGCTTCGTCTGTTGAGAATGGGAATGAAGAGGCTCGACAAAATCGGACCCCGCCCAGACGCGCACATCGTCGCCCGTCAGAACACCGACTTTGGGGTTGTTCGGATTCAGCTGCACATAGGTTTTGGAAATCCACGAGTAACTTCCCTCCGGCGGAACAATCTTGGCCCACGTGTTGTGCAGAATATCCACCACCGTGACCTTATCGCCGGGGTTCAATTTTCCGCATCGATAATAGCTGGTTCCCGGGCCGGAGCGAATATTCACATCGGTGCCTGTTACCTCCGCAATTTGCGGAAATTCCATTTGGGCCAGTTTTTCCAGCAGATTTCCGCCGGACGGCTGAGCTGCCGGTTCCGTTGCGGCCGCGGCGGCCGACAAACTCCACAAAAGCCCAACCATATAAACAATCGAATTTGTTCCGATGACCATAGTTTTGTCTCCGTCCAAAACCAATCCTTCGTCTCCGAAAACCGGAGGTTTTTATTCCATTATCTTGTTTTTCACCTTATCACTATAGATACGGCCTGTCAAAGGCTTTTTGACTTGATTCAGGACAAACAAGGGATATTTTGAGCCCCTGCTCATTCTCTTATTATCGGCAATTTCCTCAAAAGTTCACAAATCAAACTGGACCAAAAATTAAGATGGGCAAAACAATGGCTTAAAAAACGGTATTATCGGGCCTTATAACAAGACTATTGTTGTCTGTTTTTCTGGGCGGCTGACAGGCCGGCCAGGGCACCTGTGGACCACGCTATTTGCAGATTATATCCGCCGCAGGGGCCGTCGGCATCAATCACTTCTCCGGCAAAGAACAGATTCGAGTGCAGGCGTGATTCCATTGTCGAAGGGTCGATTTCATTGCGGCTCACCCCGCCCCGCGTAATCGTAGCCTGTTCCAATGGGGCTGTTTTCGCCACAGTTAAAGCACAGGATTTGAGGAGATTCAGGAGGTCTTTTCGCTGGGAACGGCTGATATGAGAAGCCGGAATCTTTTCGTTTCCCCACAGCAGGGACTGTATCTGCTGGGCCAGCTGGCGCGGCAGGAAGGCGGACAGAATTCCGGCCGGCTCTTTCTTGGGGTGAGCCGCCATTTCCGCCAGCAGTCGATTTTCGAGCGTCTGAAGGTCCAGGTCCGGCAGCCAGTCTATATGAGCCGGAACCGGTTTTTCATTATGAGAGAGGATATCCGTCAGATGGCGGCTCAGGTCGAAGACGGCCGGACCGCCGATTCCGTCTGCAGTGAACATTAAAGGGCCTTCCGATTCCCACCGGCGTCCTTCGGCACAGGCCCGAATCCGAACAGTTGGGATGCCCACCCCCTGTAAGCAGCCGGGCCACTTTTCC is part of the Anaerohalosphaeraceae bacterium genome and encodes:
- a CDS encoding SH3 domain-containing protein, whose protein sequence is MVIGTNSIVYMVGLLWSLSAAAAATEPAAQPSGGNLLEKLAQMEFPQIAEVTGTDVNIRSGPGTSYYRCGKLNPGDKVTVVDILHNTWAKIVPPEGSYSWISKTYVQLNPNNPKVGVLTGDDVRVWAGSDFVEPLHSHSQQTKLYKGDIVELVGPADLDADYYKIKPPADAYLWVSMDYLKLLGPVSALKPAQPTPAAPQAPAAPQPSPAAVTPPTVPPSAPAAPAAEQPAAPAAEAAQPQPTPPAPAAPSADSLALQRCSQLRTEIEEQLKKPLPEQDYRAIKDELNKILQSPDVDRAKIYAESLLKQVASYELAVEVHRQLQLQDKMLEETRAKIAAAHQAQLQQAIPAEAKYLFVGVLKPSYIYTGRVGPRRFVIMDQNTRILCYLMTRDPAQQSKMEVLTDKIVGVRGTILDAPNALIPVVMVDEVVGIFEQQ
- a CDS encoding NAD(P)/FAD-dependent oxidoreductase, which translates into the protein MKTKLCIIGAGPAGLTAAIFAARQGAQVLLVERNTTAGRKLLKTGRGRCNLTHTGSIEEFVRAYGPCGRFLKPALYAFSPQQVREFFHSRNVPTQEEKDGCVFPVSSKASDISQCLLETARELGVWFLYGRRAEHITANHQEFEIRTDKETIVSRAVILATGGASWPMTGSTGDGYRLAADFGHSIIAPKPALCPLVTEEKWPGCLQGVGIPTVRIRACAEGRRWESEGPLMFTADGIGGPAVFDLSRHLTDILSHNEKPVPAHIDWLPDLDLQTLENRLLAEMAAHPKKEPAGILSAFLPRQLAQQIQSLLWGNEKIPASHISRSQRKDLLNLLKSCALTVAKTAPLEQATITRGGVSRNEIDPSTMESRLHSNLFFAGEVIDADGPCGGYNLQIAWSTGALAGLSAAQKNRQQ